Part of the Virgibacillus necropolis genome, ATAAAACGAATCGTTTAGCAGATGATGTCAATCAAAAGTCATCCAAATTAAATGGGCTTTTTGAAGGCGTTAAAGGTATTGGGGAAACAGTTAAAGACTTTAATCAGTCATTGAAAAGAATTTCAACAAAAGTTGCTGTTACAGCAGAACAAAATCAAGAAAAAGCTTCAGAAGCAGTAAAATGGGGATCGGCAATAGTGGACTTGTGGAAAAAGAAAAAAAATAGATTGTAAAAAACAGGAGGAATTTAAGTGGGAAATCAGGAGAACCAGAACATTAACAGTAAAGATTTTATGATAGGGACATTGATTGGTGGAATCGTTGGTGCAGCAGTTGCACTTTTATTTGCTCCGAAATCTGGAAAAGATCTTCGTGGTAATCTAAATCAAGGTGCAAGTGATGTAAGAGGACGTGCTAGTGAATGGAAAAACGTAGCATATGAAAAAGGTTCTGATTTGAAAGACAAAGCTTATGTAAAAGGGTCAGAGTTTAAAAGTAAAGCATTAGATTCAACCTCTCAAATGACAAAGAACTTTTCAGAGAAGACACAGGATCTTACTAAAACGGTTCAAAGTAAAATTCAAGACAAAAGAAATAAAGAAGATGAAGCTGAAGAAGCGGCTGAGGAAGTAGCAGAAGCTATCGAAGAAGCAGCAGAAGAATTAGAAAAGAAGTAAGATAAAAAGGGTAAGAGCTTGCAGTTCAAAGCTCTTACCCTTTTTCTGGAATCAACTTGCAATACTTTGTGATAACATTATGAACTTGCCACTATACATCGATTGTTTAGTATGTTCAATGGTATAATAATCAATACTAGTAAATATGGATTGTTTCTGTTACAACAATATTAAATGAAAATGACCGATCAGGTATACGGCAAGTCATAATTATTTTTGTGTTTTACTAATTGGTAGAGTATTATAGATGAAAAGATGATGATACATAGGAGGTAATAAGCATGAACATTACGATATATGATGTTGCTAGGGAAGCGAACGTGTCAATGGCAACTGTTTCACGAGTAGTAAATGGAAATCCAAATGTAAAACCAACAACAAGAAAGAAGGTACTAGCAACAATAGAAAGTTTGGGATACCGACCAAATGCTGTTGCACGTGGATTAGCAAGCAAAAAGACAACTACAGTAGGAGCGATTATTCCAGATATTTCAAGTATCTTTTTTGCCGAGTTAGCAAGGGGTATTGAAGATATAGCTACAATGTATAAGTATAATATTATTTTAAGTAATTCAGATCAGAATAAAGACAAAGAGCTTCAATTAATTAATACCATGTATGAAAAGCAGGTAGATGGTATTTTGTTTATGGGTGGATCAATAACAGAAGAACATGTCCAACAGTTTAAAAGTTCATCTGTCCCAGTTGTTTTAGCAGCAACCTATGATGAATCAAAAACGATTCCTTCTGTAAATATTGATTACAAACAAGCTGCATTTGATGCAACTAAGTTTTTACTTGATAAAGGTAATACAGCAATTGCATTTATTGCAAGTCAAGATGATACCTTCATTAGCAAACAAAAATATGTGGGATATCAGGAAGCACATAAAGATGCTAATGTTACGATAAATGACAAATACATGATAAAAGGTGATTATACGTATGACTCAGGTATTGAGGCAGTCGAACAATTATTAGCGTTAGACAATAAGCCGACAGCAATTTTTGTTTCATCAGATGAAATGGCCCTCGGTGTTATTCATGGTGCCCAAGATAAAGGATTGAACGTACCTGAAGATTTAGAGGTGTTTGGTTTTGACAACACAAGACTTGCATCTATGGTTCGTCCAACACTATCAACTATTGTTCAACCAATGTACGATATTGGTGCTGTAGCGATGCGTCTATTAACCAAATATATGAACAAGGAAGAGATACCCGAAAAGAAAGTCGTTTTACCACACAGAATTGTCGAAAGAAACTCAACAAAGTAATTAGTTATGCCGATATAAGTAGTAAATCTTATATGATTTACTAGC contains:
- a CDS encoding DUF948 domain-containing protein is translated as MENLLYIAAIIVAIAFAVLVIYLAMTLKSTQRTLNNVADTVEDLEKQLQGITTETTALLNKTNRLADDVNQKSSKLNGLFEGVKGIGETVKDFNQSLKRISTKVAVTAEQNQEKASEAVKWGSAIVDLWKKKKNRL
- a CDS encoding YtxH domain-containing protein, giving the protein MGNQENQNINSKDFMIGTLIGGIVGAAVALLFAPKSGKDLRGNLNQGASDVRGRASEWKNVAYEKGSDLKDKAYVKGSEFKSKALDSTSQMTKNFSEKTQDLTKTVQSKIQDKRNKEDEAEEAAEEVAEAIEEAAEELEKK
- the ccpA gene encoding catabolite control protein A; translated protein: MNITIYDVAREANVSMATVSRVVNGNPNVKPTTRKKVLATIESLGYRPNAVARGLASKKTTTVGAIIPDISSIFFAELARGIEDIATMYKYNIILSNSDQNKDKELQLINTMYEKQVDGILFMGGSITEEHVQQFKSSSVPVVLAATYDESKTIPSVNIDYKQAAFDATKFLLDKGNTAIAFIASQDDTFISKQKYVGYQEAHKDANVTINDKYMIKGDYTYDSGIEAVEQLLALDNKPTAIFVSSDEMALGVIHGAQDKGLNVPEDLEVFGFDNTRLASMVRPTLSTIVQPMYDIGAVAMRLLTKYMNKEEIPEKKVVLPHRIVERNSTK